A genomic window from Pseudogulbenkiania sp. MAI-1 includes:
- the benA gene encoding benzoate 1,2-dioxygenase large subunit, translating into MIPIHPDATPKLKKLDDYLIENPQTGDYRVHRSVFTDEALFELEMKHIFEGNWIYLAHESQIPNVNDYYTTTMGRQPIFIARNRQGELNAFVNACTHRGATLCRHKRGNKATYTCPFHGWTFNNSGKLLKVKDPDDAGYPDCFNKEGSHDLKKVARFENYRGFLFGSLNPDVKPLADFLGEAAKIIDMIVDQSPDGLEVLRGSSTYTFDGNWKLTAENGADGYHVSAVHWNYAATTNRRKEQAGREDTTRAMDAGKWGKQGGGFYAFEHGHMLLWTQWANPEDRPNFARRDEYAAKLGPEMADWMVRNSRNLCLYPNVYLMDQFGSQIRVVRPLSVGKSEVTIYCIAPKGEDAEARARRIRQYEDFFNASGMATPDDLEEFRACQQGYAGRAVEWNDMCRGSTHWIEGADEAARKIGLKPVLSGVKTEDEGLYTVQHRYWLDVMKQAVAAEGSQA; encoded by the coding sequence ATGATCCCCATCCATCCCGATGCCACGCCGAAGCTGAAGAAGCTCGACGATTACCTGATCGAGAACCCGCAGACCGGCGACTACCGCGTGCACCGCAGCGTGTTCACCGACGAAGCGTTGTTCGAACTGGAGATGAAGCATATCTTCGAAGGCAACTGGATCTATCTCGCGCACGAGAGCCAGATCCCCAACGTCAACGATTACTACACCACCACCATGGGGAGGCAGCCGATCTTCATCGCGCGCAACCGCCAGGGTGAACTGAATGCCTTCGTCAACGCCTGCACCCATCGCGGCGCCACGCTGTGCCGCCACAAGCGCGGCAACAAGGCCACCTATACCTGTCCGTTCCACGGCTGGACCTTCAACAACAGCGGCAAGCTGTTGAAGGTGAAGGACCCGGACGACGCCGGCTACCCGGACTGCTTCAACAAGGAAGGCTCGCACGACCTCAAGAAGGTGGCGCGTTTCGAGAACTATCGCGGCTTCCTGTTCGGCAGCCTGAACCCGGACGTGAAACCGCTGGCCGACTTCCTCGGCGAGGCCGCCAAGATCATCGACATGATCGTCGATCAGTCCCCGGATGGCCTGGAAGTGCTGCGCGGCTCCTCCACCTACACCTTCGACGGCAACTGGAAGCTGACCGCCGAGAACGGCGCCGACGGCTACCACGTCTCGGCGGTGCACTGGAACTATGCCGCCACCACCAACCGCCGCAAGGAGCAGGCCGGCCGCGAGGACACCACCCGCGCCATGGACGCCGGCAAGTGGGGCAAGCAGGGCGGCGGCTTTTACGCCTTTGAGCACGGCCACATGTTGTTGTGGACCCAGTGGGCCAATCCGGAGGACCGCCCCAACTTCGCCCGCCGCGACGAATACGCCGCCAAGCTCGGCCCCGAAATGGCGGACTGGATGGTGCGCAACTCGCGCAACCTCTGCCTGTACCCGAACGTGTACCTGATGGACCAGTTCGGCTCGCAGATCCGCGTGGTGCGCCCGTTGTCGGTGGGCAAGAGCGAAGTCACCATCTATTGCATCGCGCCCAAGGGCGAAGATGCCGAAGCACGCGCCCGCCGCATCCGCCAGTATGAAGACTTCTTCAACGCCAGCGGCATGGCGACGCCGGACGACCTGGAGGAGTTCCGCGCCTGCCAGCAAGGCTACGCCGGCCGTGCGGTGGAATGGAACGACATGTGCCGCGGTTCCACTCACTGGATCGAAGGTGCCGACGAAGCGGCCAGGAAGATCGGCCTCAAGCCGGTGCTGAGTGGGGTCAAGACCGAGGACGAGGGCCTGTACACGGTGCAGCACCGCTACTGGCTCGACGTGATGAAGCAAGCCGTTGCTGCTGAAGGGAGTCAGGCATGA
- a CDS encoding muconate/chloromuconate family cycloisomerase, with translation MIRSIETILADVPTIRPHKLSVATMNTQTLVLVRVLCEDGIEGWGEATTIGGLNYGDESPESVKVNIDTHIAPLLIGMDARNVAAAMAKVRKTIQGNRFAKCALETALLDAQARRLNLPLSELLGGRLREALPVAWTLASGDTAKDIAEAEKMLELRRHRIFKLKIGLRPVADDVAHVLAIKKALGDEVSVRVDVNQAWSELDAVNGIAALEAGGIDLIEQPVRAENRAGLARLAKRFAVPMMADEVLHGPLDAFELATNAGADVFAVKIAQSGGLVPAKQVADIAQLAGIALYGGTMLEGAVGTAASAHVFATFGDLSFGTELFGPLLLTEEILAEPLEYRDFMLQVPNKPGLGIQIDRDKLAFMRR, from the coding sequence ATGATCAGATCCATCGAAACCATTCTAGCCGATGTGCCCACCATCCGCCCGCACAAGCTGTCGGTGGCCACCATGAATACCCAGACCCTGGTGCTGGTGCGGGTGCTGTGTGAAGACGGTATCGAGGGCTGGGGCGAGGCGACCACCATCGGTGGGCTCAATTACGGCGACGAGAGCCCCGAGAGCGTCAAGGTCAACATCGACACGCACATCGCCCCGCTCCTGATCGGCATGGACGCGCGCAACGTGGCGGCGGCGATGGCCAAGGTGCGCAAGACCATCCAGGGCAACCGCTTCGCCAAGTGTGCGCTGGAAACGGCGCTGCTGGATGCCCAGGCCCGCCGCCTGAACCTCCCGCTGTCCGAACTGCTGGGCGGCCGTCTGCGCGAGGCGCTACCGGTGGCCTGGACGCTGGCCAGCGGCGACACAGCCAAGGATATCGCCGAAGCCGAGAAGATGCTCGAGCTGCGTCGCCACCGCATCTTCAAGCTCAAGATCGGCCTGCGCCCGGTGGCCGACGACGTGGCCCACGTGCTGGCCATCAAGAAGGCGCTCGGCGACGAGGTCAGCGTGCGCGTCGACGTGAACCAGGCCTGGAGCGAACTCGACGCCGTCAATGGCATCGCCGCGCTCGAAGCCGGCGGCATCGATCTGATCGAGCAGCCGGTGCGCGCCGAGAACCGGGCCGGCCTCGCCCGGCTGGCCAAGCGCTTCGCCGTGCCGATGATGGCCGACGAGGTGCTGCATGGGCCGCTCGACGCCTTCGAGCTGGCGACCAATGCCGGCGCCGACGTGTTCGCGGTGAAGATCGCCCAGTCCGGCGGCCTCGTGCCGGCCAAGCAGGTGGCGGACATCGCCCAGCTCGCCGGCATCGCGCTCTACGGCGGCACGATGCTGGAAGGTGCAGTCGGCACCGCGGCTTCCGCTCACGTGTTCGCCACCTTCGGTGACCTGAGCTTTGGCACCGAATTGTTCGGCCCCTTGCTGCTCACCGAGGAAATTCTGGCCGAGCCGTTGGAATACCGGGATTTCATGCTGCAGGTCCCGAATAAGCCGGGCCTGGGCATTCAAATAGACAGGGACAAATTGGCCTTCATGCGCCGCTAG
- the catA gene encoding catechol 1,2-dioxygenase, with the protein MTHAEIDALVKSFIVDTASGEVNPRVQQIVVRLTSDLFKAIEDLDLSPSEVWKGLEYFAEAGATHELGLLAAGLGLERFVDIRMDEAEAKAGITGGTPRTIEGPLYVAGAPKSVGFARMDDGTEADQGEVLFMQGTVYDADGKPLPGAQVEAWHANLMGNYSFFDKSQSHFNLRRTIITDANGRYQFRSIMPMGYGCPPEGTTQRLLNLLGRHGRRPAHIHFFVTAAGHRKLTTQINIDGDEYLWDDFAFASREGLVPAVNRITDPVEIDKKGLQKPFASIDFDFRLNGETTAAPTTEVERQRASA; encoded by the coding sequence ATGACTCATGCAGAAATCGACGCACTGGTGAAAAGCTTCATCGTCGATACCGCCAGCGGCGAGGTGAATCCGCGTGTCCAGCAGATCGTGGTTCGGCTGACCAGCGACCTGTTCAAGGCGATTGAGGATCTGGACCTGAGCCCGAGCGAAGTGTGGAAGGGGCTGGAGTATTTCGCCGAAGCCGGCGCGACCCACGAACTGGGCTTGCTGGCGGCCGGCCTGGGTCTGGAACGCTTCGTCGACATCCGCATGGACGAGGCCGAAGCCAAAGCCGGCATCACCGGCGGCACCCCGCGCACCATCGAAGGCCCGCTCTACGTCGCCGGCGCCCCGAAGTCGGTAGGCTTTGCCCGCATGGACGACGGTACCGAGGCCGACCAGGGCGAAGTGCTGTTCATGCAGGGCACCGTGTACGACGCCGACGGCAAGCCGCTGCCGGGCGCTCAGGTCGAAGCGTGGCACGCCAACCTGATGGGCAACTACTCCTTCTTCGACAAGAGCCAGTCGCACTTCAACCTGCGCCGCACCATCATCACCGATGCCAACGGCCGCTACCAGTTCCGCAGCATCATGCCGATGGGCTACGGCTGTCCGCCGGAGGGCACCACGCAGCGCCTCTTGAACCTGCTCGGCCGCCACGGCCGCCGTCCGGCGCACATCCACTTCTTCGTGACTGCCGCCGGTCATCGCAAGCTGACCACGCAGATCAACATCGACGGTGACGAGTACCTGTGGGACGACTTCGCCTTCGCCAGCCGCGAGGGCCTGGTTCCGGCCGTGAACCGCATCACCGATCCGGTTGAGATCGACAAGAAGGGGCTGCAGAAGCCGTTCGCCTCGATCGATTTCGACTTCCGCCTCAACGGCGAAACCACGGCCGCACCGACGACCGAAGTCGAGCGCCAGCGCGCCAGCGCCTGA
- a CDS encoding LysR family transcriptional regulator has product MELRHLRYFIAVAEELNFTRAAERLHIAQPPLSRQIQQLEEDLGVQLFERNVRPLKLTEAGRFFYAHAQQLLAQTAELASMTKRVGKIERKMSIGFVASTLYGMLPKVIRRFRSQFPEIELSLHDMTTMEQIQALKEGRIDVGFGRIRHEDPNVRRILLREERMVVALPSEHPLLLAKPVLSLKDLASETVIIFPKAPRPSFADQVLAAFRDRAIEPKKIYEVREVQIALGLVAAGEGVSVVPASVKGLKREDVCYMELDDPQLVSPIIMSMRMLDESEDIKAMLAMIYDLYREQNIDHFPPQ; this is encoded by the coding sequence ATGGAGCTGCGCCATCTGCGCTATTTCATCGCCGTCGCCGAAGAACTCAACTTCACCCGCGCGGCTGAGCGGCTGCATATCGCCCAGCCACCGCTGAGCCGGCAAATCCAGCAACTGGAAGAAGACCTGGGGGTGCAGTTATTCGAGAGGAATGTGCGCCCGCTCAAGCTGACCGAGGCGGGGCGCTTCTTTTACGCCCACGCCCAGCAGCTGCTGGCGCAGACGGCGGAGCTGGCGTCGATGACCAAGCGGGTGGGGAAGATCGAGCGCAAGATGTCGATCGGCTTCGTCGCCTCGACGCTCTACGGCATGCTGCCCAAGGTGATCCGGCGCTTCAGATCTCAGTTCCCCGAGATCGAACTGAGCCTGCACGACATGACCACCATGGAGCAGATCCAGGCGCTCAAGGAGGGGCGGATCGACGTGGGCTTCGGCCGCATCCGCCACGAGGACCCGAACGTGCGCCGCATCCTGTTGCGGGAAGAACGCATGGTGGTGGCGCTGCCGTCCGAGCATCCACTGCTCTTGGCCAAACCGGTCTTATCGTTGAAAGACCTCGCGTCGGAAACGGTGATCATTTTCCCCAAGGCACCACGACCGAGTTTCGCCGATCAGGTGCTGGCCGCCTTTCGCGACCGGGCGATCGAGCCCAAGAAGATTTACGAAGTGCGCGAAGTGCAGATCGCCCTGGGACTGGTGGCGGCGGGGGAAGGCGTTTCGGTGGTGCCCGCCAGTGTGAAAGGACTGAAACGCGAGGATGTCTGCTATATGGAGCTGGATGACCCTCAACTGGTCTCCCCCATCATCATGAGCATGCGCATGCTCGATGAATCGGAGGACATCAAGGCCATGCTGGCGATGATTTACGATTTATACCGCGAACAAAACATCGACCATTTTCCGCCCCAGTAA
- the tldD gene encoding metalloprotease TldD has protein sequence MQDVSTIARDLLLAPSGLDERDLDKTLARMTEHQVDYADLYFQYTRHEGWSLEEGIVKSGSFNIDQGVGVRAVAGEKTAFAYSDEINAEALLRAADAVREIGRSGGSGSVGSVSPRRATALYPALDPCSSLEAAAKVALLEKVEKLARAMDPRIIQVMAGLASEYDVIYLARHDGVRAADVRPLVRMSVYVIAEQNGRRESGSSGGGGRVDLSHFTDEVVERYVRQAVEQAKVNLESRPAPAGQMTVVLGPGWPGVLLHEAIGHGLEGDFNRKGTSAFSGRIGQAVASPGVTVVDDGTLASRRGSLSVDDEGNPTERTVLIEDGILKGYMQDEMNARLMGVAPTGNGRRESYAHIPMPRMTNTYMLAGQHDPQEIIASVKDGLYAVNFGGGQVDITSGKFVFSASEAWRIEDGKLSYPVKGATLIGNGPDVLHYVSMIGNDLQLDAGVGVCGKEGQSVPVGVGQPTLRIDGGLTVGGTGG, from the coding sequence ATGCAAGACGTCTCCACCATCGCCCGCGACCTGCTGCTGGCCCCGTCCGGACTGGACGAGCGCGACCTCGACAAGACCCTGGCGCGCATGACCGAGCATCAGGTCGACTATGCCGATCTCTACTTCCAGTACACCCGCCACGAGGGCTGGAGTCTGGAGGAGGGCATCGTCAAGTCGGGCAGCTTCAACATCGATCAGGGCGTCGGGGTGCGTGCCGTGGCGGGCGAGAAGACCGCCTTCGCCTATTCCGACGAGATCAACGCCGAGGCGCTGCTGCGTGCCGCCGATGCGGTGCGCGAGATCGGCCGCAGCGGCGGCAGCGGTTCGGTGGGGTCGGTCAGCCCGCGCCGCGCCACGGCCTTGTACCCGGCGCTCGACCCCTGTTCCAGTCTGGAGGCGGCGGCCAAGGTGGCGCTGCTGGAGAAGGTCGAGAAACTGGCGCGCGCCATGGACCCGCGCATCATCCAGGTGATGGCCGGCCTCGCGTCCGAGTACGACGTGATCTACCTGGCGCGCCACGACGGGGTGCGCGCCGCCGACGTCCGTCCGCTGGTGCGCATGTCGGTGTACGTGATCGCCGAGCAGAACGGTCGGCGCGAGTCCGGCAGCAGCGGTGGCGGCGGCCGGGTCGATCTGTCCCATTTCACCGACGAGGTGGTGGAGCGCTACGTGCGCCAGGCGGTCGAGCAGGCCAAGGTCAACTTGGAGTCGCGTCCGGCACCGGCCGGCCAGATGACCGTGGTGTTGGGGCCGGGCTGGCCGGGGGTGCTGTTGCACGAGGCCATCGGCCACGGGCTGGAGGGCGATTTCAACCGCAAGGGCACCTCGGCCTTCAGCGGCCGTATCGGCCAGGCGGTGGCATCCCCGGGGGTGACCGTGGTCGACGACGGCACGCTGGCTTCCAGGCGCGGTTCTCTGTCGGTCGACGACGAGGGGAATCCGACCGAACGCACCGTGCTGATCGAGGACGGCATCCTCAAGGGCTACATGCAGGACGAGATGAACGCCCGCCTGATGGGCGTGGCACCGACCGGCAACGGCCGGCGCGAGTCTTACGCCCATATCCCGATGCCGCGCATGACCAACACTTACATGCTGGCCGGCCAGCATGACCCCCAGGAGATCATCGCCTCGGTCAAGGACGGCCTGTACGCGGTGAACTTCGGCGGCGGCCAGGTGGACATCACCAGCGGCAAGTTCGTGTTCTCGGCGTCGGAGGCCTGGCGCATCGAAGACGGCAAGCTGAGCTACCCGGTGAAGGGTGCGACGCTGATCGGCAACGGTCCGGACGTGCTGCACTATGTGTCGATGATCGGCAACGATCTGCAGCTCGACGCCGGTGTCGGCGTGTGCGGCAAGGAGGGTCAGAGCGTACCGGTCGGCGTCGGCCAGCCGACGCTGCGCATCGACGGCGGCCTGACGGTGGGCGGGACCGGCGGCTGA
- a CDS encoding YhdP family protein — protein sequence MEKHRLSFLQLPAVASLKFVLRWGGVLLAAAVLLLTSAFAVFSFWFLPHLEHYRDELADLLSRQTGRVVMIRQLQGQWVGVAPQLDLYGVTMANPRDGAALSFERVSLTPAWRSLLVWSPRFSHIVVDGPVVDLVRGRDGVLYLNGFDISSGGGGGHGGDGSAANWWLNQSSLLINNARLSWQDELLGLPRFQLDKGQAEFSSGLLGHALKITGQPSAALGRAIALSARWRGDDVRAWKEWKGELRVDWQGVKVSPWSRYLRQWGGVRSGEGDGVFEVAFSQGRVDRLKANIDLKNAAYAPTDAGELNVPKLGGQLVVERDGDKYRIEARDLTLASTTGLAFDRSRISGFWSKNGGDLKLDNASLTHLTPLIHALGADQSPLFARFSPSGKLQDVSVSWQGRIEAPAKYSVASGFQQLAWAETGPVPGVSGVSGQIRFDQGGGNLQLNAGASSLQLSRVFPLPLGFEHLKADVDWKRTAQGVDVAFRQVDFGNRDLQGWLSGQYRYTGKGAGLIDLKAGINRVLAVRVPDYLPYEAGADTIRWLRAALKGGEARKVSLLLKGDLDDFPFKGGRNGVFLVEAQVEGGQLEYEPAWPKLDGINALLRFHNEKMEILSSRASTLGVPLSDVKVGIADLGAAAPVLDIKGKAKGELAKLLAFTTHSPVDGWLGGFTGQIQATGPAGLDLTIAVPLSAAGESRVTGDLSFGGNRLAFTRWPIPVADGVRGVLRFTEKGVASNGLKLTALGGPFTLRAATEPSGRMSFHVDGEANSAQVLQRYASFLAPYAAGRSRYAVNFQVGKGLEGLSVRSDLMGTAITAPAPASKAAGEAWPLAVEVQPAKAPASGWQVGFSVDNKRAGGRLRLTEDGSFSAAQIAVGRPVGEPQTPGLTLRVAQPVIALKPWQALIKSRTAGGAGGDGTLDWPWRVELNAGRLEVGARQFSGVSARLTRTPAQPYWRVNFASDQLVTEADYYPQGQGRLKAKIARLALPLPASASQALAPSVPAEDESLPELDVEVGNLLYSGRNVGKLDLHAVQSGRDWLLDRFVLQSGSGTLQGSARASDGVAPRVDVEFKLKSANLGELLERFGYGDTFRKGEGTLDGKLRWPGGLTDYELSRMSGEMAVDFRNGRFAKVSPGAARLLGVISLQSLPRRIRLDFTDMFSDGFAFDSLTGRAAISNGVFTSDNVAMNGPAAAVGIKGRVDLNSETQDIRVRVEPRLSESVALATGAALLNPLAGVAALAAQKLLQDPVGKIFSVDYEVKGSLADPVVNKVGTVKADQEKTK from the coding sequence TTGGAAAAGCATCGACTGTCTTTTCTTCAGCTGCCGGCGGTGGCGTCCCTCAAGTTCGTGCTGAGATGGGGGGGCGTCTTGCTGGCGGCGGCTGTGCTATTGCTGACCAGCGCGTTTGCCGTTTTCAGTTTCTGGTTCCTCCCCCATCTGGAGCACTACCGTGACGAATTGGCGGACCTGCTGTCTCGCCAAACCGGCCGGGTCGTGATGATTCGCCAGCTGCAGGGGCAGTGGGTCGGCGTGGCGCCGCAGCTGGATCTCTATGGTGTCACAATGGCCAATCCGCGCGACGGCGCGGCCTTGAGCTTCGAGCGCGTCAGCCTGACGCCGGCTTGGCGCAGCCTGCTGGTGTGGTCGCCCCGATTTTCCCATATCGTCGTGGATGGTCCGGTGGTCGACCTGGTGCGCGGGCGCGACGGGGTGCTGTACCTCAATGGCTTCGACATCTCGTCGGGGGGTGGCGGCGGCCATGGCGGCGACGGCAGCGCCGCCAACTGGTGGCTCAACCAGTCGTCGCTGCTCATCAACAACGCCCGGTTGTCCTGGCAGGACGAACTGCTCGGTTTGCCGCGTTTCCAGCTGGACAAGGGACAGGCCGAGTTCAGCAGCGGATTGTTGGGCCATGCCCTGAAAATCACTGGCCAGCCTTCCGCCGCGCTCGGGCGCGCCATCGCCTTGTCGGCACGATGGCGCGGCGACGATGTGCGGGCGTGGAAGGAGTGGAAGGGCGAACTCAGGGTCGACTGGCAGGGGGTCAAGGTCAGTCCGTGGTCACGTTATCTGCGGCAGTGGGGCGGGGTGCGTTCCGGCGAGGGCGACGGCGTGTTTGAGGTGGCTTTCAGCCAGGGGCGGGTCGACCGTCTCAAGGCCAACATCGACCTCAAGAATGCAGCGTATGCCCCGACCGATGCCGGTGAGCTGAATGTTCCCAAGCTGGGCGGCCAACTGGTAGTGGAGCGCGACGGCGACAAGTATCGGATCGAGGCGCGCGACCTGACCCTGGCCAGCACCACGGGGCTGGCGTTCGATCGCTCGCGTATTTCGGGCTTCTGGTCCAAGAACGGCGGCGACTTGAAGCTGGACAATGCCTCGCTCACGCACCTGACTCCGTTGATTCATGCCCTGGGGGCTGACCAGTCGCCGCTGTTTGCCCGGTTCTCGCCCTCCGGCAAGTTGCAGGATGTCAGCGTCAGCTGGCAAGGCCGGATCGAGGCGCCGGCCAAGTACAGCGTGGCGAGCGGCTTCCAGCAGTTGGCCTGGGCGGAAACGGGGCCGGTGCCGGGCGTGTCCGGCGTGAGCGGGCAGATCCGCTTCGACCAGGGTGGAGGGAATCTGCAGCTGAACGCGGGGGCCTCGTCGTTGCAACTGTCGCGGGTTTTTCCGCTGCCGCTGGGCTTTGAACACCTGAAGGCCGACGTCGATTGGAAGAGGACGGCCCAAGGCGTGGACGTTGCCTTCCGCCAAGTGGATTTCGGCAACCGCGATCTGCAGGGCTGGTTGTCCGGCCAGTACCGCTACACCGGCAAGGGGGCGGGCCTGATCGACCTCAAGGCGGGAATCAACCGGGTCCTGGCGGTGCGCGTGCCGGACTATCTGCCGTACGAGGCCGGGGCGGACACCATCCGCTGGCTTCGCGCGGCCCTCAAGGGGGGCGAGGCGCGTAAGGTCTCGCTGTTGCTCAAGGGCGATCTGGACGACTTCCCGTTCAAGGGCGGGCGCAATGGCGTGTTCCTGGTCGAGGCGCAGGTAGAGGGGGGGCAGCTCGAATACGAGCCGGCCTGGCCGAAGCTCGACGGCATCAACGCCTTGTTGCGCTTCCATAACGAGAAGATGGAGATACTGTCCTCGCGGGCGTCCACGCTGGGCGTGCCGCTGAGCGACGTGAAGGTCGGCATCGCCGACCTGGGGGCCGCCGCCCCCGTGCTGGACATCAAGGGCAAGGCCAAGGGTGAGCTCGCCAAGCTGCTGGCGTTCACCACGCACAGCCCGGTCGACGGCTGGCTGGGCGGCTTTACCGGGCAGATCCAGGCGACGGGGCCGGCCGGGCTCGACCTGACCATCGCCGTGCCCTTGTCCGCGGCAGGCGAGAGCCGTGTCACCGGCGACCTGTCCTTCGGCGGTAACCGTCTGGCGTTCACGCGTTGGCCGATTCCCGTGGCGGACGGCGTGCGCGGTGTGCTGCGGTTTACCGAGAAGGGCGTGGCCAGCAACGGTCTCAAGCTGACTGCGCTGGGCGGGCCGTTTACCTTGCGGGCCGCGACCGAGCCCAGTGGCCGGATGAGCTTCCATGTGGACGGCGAGGCCAATTCCGCCCAGGTCTTGCAACGTTATGCGTCTTTCCTCGCGCCGTATGCCGCCGGCCGCTCTCGTTATGCGGTCAATTTCCAGGTGGGCAAGGGGCTGGAGGGCTTGAGTGTGCGTTCCGATCTGATGGGAACGGCCATCACCGCGCCGGCGCCTGCCAGCAAGGCGGCCGGCGAAGCCTGGCCGCTGGCGGTGGAGGTGCAGCCGGCCAAGGCGCCGGCGAGCGGCTGGCAAGTGGGTTTCAGCGTCGACAACAAACGGGCGGGTGGACGGCTGCGGCTGACCGAGGACGGTTCGTTCAGCGCGGCGCAGATTGCGGTGGGACGCCCGGTCGGCGAGCCGCAGACGCCGGGCCTCACGCTGCGCGTGGCGCAGCCGGTGATCGCGCTGAAGCCCTGGCAGGCCTTGATCAAGAGCCGCACGGCCGGCGGCGCGGGAGGCGATGGGACGCTCGACTGGCCGTGGCGGGTGGAACTCAACGCCGGCCGGCTGGAGGTGGGCGCGCGCCAGTTCTCCGGGGTGTCGGCCCGCCTCACTCGGACGCCGGCCCAGCCTTACTGGCGCGTCAATTTCGCATCCGATCAGCTGGTGACCGAAGCCGACTACTATCCACAGGGACAGGGCCGGCTCAAGGCGAAGATCGCCCGGCTGGCGCTGCCGCTGCCGGCCAGTGCCTCACAGGCGCTGGCGCCCTCTGTCCCGGCAGAGGACGAGTCCCTGCCGGAGCTGGACGTCGAGGTGGGCAATCTGCTCTATAGTGGCAGAAACGTCGGCAAACTCGATTTGCATGCGGTGCAGTCCGGCAGGGATTGGCTGCTCGACCGTTTCGTCCTGCAGTCCGGCAGCGGTACGCTGCAAGGCTCCGCCCGCGCCAGCGACGGCGTGGCGCCGCGGGTCGACGTCGAATTCAAGCTGAAGTCGGCCAACCTGGGCGAGTTGCTGGAGCGTTTCGGCTACGGCGATACCTTCCGTAAGGGCGAGGGTACGCTCGACGGCAAGCTGCGCTGGCCGGGTGGGCTGACCGATTACGAGTTGTCGCGCATGTCGGGCGAGATGGCGGTGGACTTCCGCAACGGGCGCTTTGCCAAGGTGAGCCCGGGGGCGGCCCGCTTGCTGGGCGTGATCAGCCTGCAATCGCTGCCGCGCCGCATCCGGCTCGATTTCACCGACATGTTCAGCGACGGTTTCGCTTTCGACTCGCTGACCGGCCGTGCCGCCATCAGCAACGGCGTGTTCACTTCCGACAACGTGGCGATGAACGGCCCCGCCGCCGCCGTGGGCATCAAGGGCCGGGTCGATCTCAACAGCGAGACCCAGGATATCCGGGTTCGGGTCGAGCCGCGCTTGTCGGAGAGCGTGGCGTTGGCGACCGGGGCGGCGCTGCTGAATCCGCTGGCCGGGGTGGCCGCGTTGGCGGCGCAAAAACTGCTGCAGGACCCCGTCGGCAAGATTTTCTCGGTAGACTACGAGGTAAAGGGGTCGCTCGCCGACCCGGTGGTCAACAAGGTCGGTACGGTGAAGGCCGATCAGGAAAAGACAAAATAG
- a CDS encoding carbon-nitrogen hydrolase family protein has product MKQKFTAAAVQMVSGTDVSANLDAAARLVAEAAQQGASLVVLPEYFCLMGEQDSDKVAHREAFGAGPIQAALAAMARRHGVWLVGGTVPLECPEPDRVFNSTLTYNPQGEVVARYDKIHLFGFTGTGESYCESNTIRPGTEPVKVSTPLADIAFSICYDLRFPELFRGLSPVDVIVLPAAFTATTGEAHWEPLIRSRAIENQCYLIASAQGGTHQNGRQTHGQSMIVDPWGRILAQHAKGEGVVLAEIDPSLIQSVRSRLPALAHRVLP; this is encoded by the coding sequence ATGAAGCAAAAATTTACCGCCGCCGCCGTGCAGATGGTCTCGGGAACCGACGTGTCGGCCAACCTCGACGCCGCGGCGCGCCTGGTTGCCGAGGCGGCACAGCAGGGCGCGAGCCTGGTGGTGCTGCCCGAGTATTTCTGCCTGATGGGCGAGCAGGACAGCGACAAGGTGGCGCACCGCGAAGCGTTCGGCGCCGGCCCGATCCAGGCGGCGCTGGCCGCCATGGCGCGCCGGCACGGCGTCTGGCTGGTGGGGGGGACGGTGCCGCTGGAGTGCCCCGAGCCGGACCGGGTATTCAACAGCACGCTGACCTACAACCCGCAGGGCGAGGTGGTGGCGCGCTACGACAAGATCCACCTGTTCGGGTTTACCGGCACGGGCGAGAGCTATTGCGAGTCCAATACCATCCGGCCCGGCACCGAGCCGGTCAAGGTGAGCACGCCGCTGGCCGACATCGCCTTCAGTATCTGCTACGACCTGCGCTTCCCCGAGCTCTTCCGCGGGCTGTCGCCGGTCGACGTGATCGTGCTGCCGGCGGCCTTCACCGCCACCACCGGCGAGGCGCACTGGGAGCCCTTGATCCGCTCGCGCGCCATCGAGAACCAGTGCTACCTGATCGCCTCGGCGCAGGGTGGCACCCACCAGAACGGCCGCCAGACGCATGGCCAGTCGATGATCGTCGACCCGTGGGGGCGTATCCTGGCCCAGCATGCCAAGGGCGAGGGCGTGGTGCTCGCCGAGATCGATCCTTCCCTTATCCAGTCGGTGCGCAGCCGCTTGCCGGCGCTGGCGCACCGGGTACTGCCGTGA
- the catC gene encoding muconolactone Delta-isomerase: MLFHVRMDVHLPPSMPEADAAELKRVEKAKAQALQAEGKWRHLWRIVGQYSNVSIFDVESPDELHTLISTLPLFPYMKIEVMPLCRHPSSIRDDDR, translated from the coding sequence ATGTTGTTTCACGTCAGGATGGATGTGCATTTGCCGCCTTCGATGCCGGAGGCCGATGCCGCCGAATTGAAGCGCGTGGAAAAGGCCAAGGCGCAGGCTTTGCAGGCCGAGGGTAAATGGCGTCATTTGTGGCGGATCGTCGGGCAGTACTCGAACGTCAGTATTTTCGACGTGGAAAGCCCGGACGAATTGCACACTCTGATTTCCACCTTGCCCTTGTTCCCGTACATGAAGATCGAAGTAATGCCTTTGTGCCGTCACCCCTCGTCGATTCGGGATGACGACCGCTAA